The following proteins are co-located in the Anser cygnoides isolate HZ-2024a breed goose chromosome 2, Taihu_goose_T2T_genome, whole genome shotgun sequence genome:
- the RALA gene encoding ras-related protein Ral-A, which produces MAANKPKGQNSLALHKVIMVGSGGVGKSALTLQFMYDEFVEDYEPTKADSYRKKVVLDGEEVQIDILDTAGQEDYAAIRDNYFRSGEGFLCVFSITELESFAATADFREQILRVKEDENVPFLLVGNKSDLEDKRQVSIEEAKNRADQWNVNYVETSAKTRANVDKVFFDLMREIRARKMEDSKEKNGKKKRKSLAKRIRERCCIL; this is translated from the exons ATGGCAGCAAATAAGCCTAAAGGGCAGAATTCATTGGCTTTGCACAAAGTCATCATGGTAGGAAGTGGTGGCGTAGGAAAATCTGCTTTAACACTACAGTTTATGTATGATGAG tttgtagaagattatgaGCCCACCAAAGCAGACAGCTACAGGAAAAAAGTGGTTCTGGATGGAGAAGAAGTCCAAATTGATATATTAGacacagcagggcaggaggactATGCTGCAATTAGAGACAACTACTTCCGAAGCGGAGAAGGCTTTCTTTGTGTCTTCTCTATTACAGAGCTGGAATCGTTTGCAGCTACTGCAGACTTCAG GGAGCAGATCTTAAGAGTAAAAGAAGATGAGAATGTTccttttttgctagttggtaACAAATCAGATTTGGAAGATAAAAGGCAAGTTTCTATAGAGGAAGCAAAAAACAGAGCTGATCAGTGGAATGTTAACTATGTGGAAACTTCTGCAAAAACACGAGCTAATGTTGACAAG gtgttttTTGATTTAATGAGAGAAATTAGAGCCAGAAAAATGGAagacagcaaagagaagaatgggaagaagaaaagaaaaagcctagCTAAGAGGATCAGAGAAAGATGTTGCATTTTATAA